From the Euphorbia lathyris chromosome 6, ddEupLath1.1, whole genome shotgun sequence genome, one window contains:
- the LOC136233641 gene encoding mitogen-activated protein kinase kinase kinase 20-like — translation MKRKFDSEPSKTESRLYNHGAAWHRGLLLGKRGFGSIYLAHSNSTKGLFPEFMEVKSAEVSSSASLQKEKQVLNYLGRHPYIMDCYGEETTTTKNGRMIYNVLLEYASGGTLSSLIKQSDGCGLPESDVSRYTRCILEGLDYIHSHGYVHCDMKPENVLLVSDENRDSFVPKIGGFGLAKRYLTSKRMKFNPNFGGTPLYMAPETVIDRIQEPPCDIWALGCMVLEMLTGKKVWDPQPNMKTHEMPKIPAYISEEGKDFLKRCLVRNPKFRFTAEMLLFHRFVSRSDDDLNNDADDELSDSGFSEPEESSDDELSDWSFSESKEEYPTCWRDNRVKIKRRKFNNC, via the coding sequence ATGAAGAGGAAGTTTGATTCTGAGCCATCCAAAACAGAATCACGCTTGTATAACCATGGAGCAGCGTGGCACCGAGGGCTTTTGCTTGGAAAAAGAGGGTTTGGATCTATTTATTTGGCTCATTCTAATTCAACTAAAGGATTATTTCCAGAGTTTATGGAGGTCAAATCAGCCGAAGTTTCTTCATCAGCTTCACTTCAAAAGGAGAAACAAGTACTCAACTATCTTGGTCGCCATCCTTACATTATGGATTGTTATGGTGAAGAAACTACCACAACAAAGAATGGTAGGATGATTTATAATGTATTACTAGAATATGCTTCTGGAGGAACCCTATCTTCTCTTATTAAGCAATCAGACGGTTGCGGATTGCCTGAATCAGATGTGAGTAGATATACAAGGTGTATTCTCGAAGGACTCGATTATATCCATAGCCATGGATATGTGCACTGCGATATGAAGCCAGAGAACGTGTTGCTTGTATCAGATGAAAATCGGGATAGCTTTGTCCCTAAGATTGGGGGTTTTGGGTTGGCCAAGAGATATTTGACCAGTAAAAGGATGAAATTTAATCCTAATTTTGGAGGGACTCCTCTTTACATGGCCCCAGAGACCGTTATTGATCGGATTCAAGAGCCCCCATGTGATATTTGGGCTCTTGGATGCATGGTTTTGGAAATGTTAACTGGGAAAAAGGTTTGGGATCCGCAACCAAACATGAAAACCCATGAAATGCCTAAAATTCCAGCATACATATCAGAAGAAGGGAAGGATTTCTTGAAGCGGTGTCTCGTGAGAAACCCCAAGTTTAGGTTCACTGCTGAGATGTTGTTATTTCATCGTTTTGTATCGAGATCAGATGATGATTTGAACAATGATGCTGATGATGAGTTGTCTGATTCGGGATTTTCAGAACCTGAAGAAAGTTCTGATGATGAGTTGTCTGATTGGAGCTTTTCTGAATCTAAGGAGGAGTATCCTACTTGTTGGCGAGATAATAGAGTAAAAATAAAGAGAAGGAAATTCAATAATtgttga